Proteins encoded by one window of Channa argus isolate prfri chromosome 1, Channa argus male v1.0, whole genome shotgun sequence:
- the snx13 gene encoding sorting nexin-13 isoform X3 produces the protein MNIAPIQRNSASQQTQASLSIWGWGGLGVVLFLITFGPFAIFYLAFYIFCFIGGGFVVTLLYGKINSEKHLEKCEHSYLPPTQIGILKTLDEMKLEMKPIKIDRRLTGSSFIDEPLQQVIQFALRDYIQYWYYTLSEDESFLLEIRQTLQNALVHFSTRSKEVDWQPYFTTRLVDDFATHLRVFRKAQDRLPDREDKQRDITEELIDSFFEAEVEMERKICRDVVCTSHKDEEGFLRDLCELLLYLLLPPGDFHNKNMRYFLREVLARGVLLPLINQLSDPDYINQFVIWMIRDSSCNYEAFMNILKLTDKPAELEAVKDKVLEELQYLRSLDTAGDDINVIKNQINSLLFVKKVCDTRIQRLQSGKEVDALKLAANFGKLCVIPLDHILIHNIALQFFMDFMQAAGAQAELFFWLTVEGYRVTAQQQLEAMLGWQKDGKKQPSATKGLLKAAALGVYEQYLSDKASPRVQVDEESVTKLGENLQKDDPTPEIFDEIQRKVYDMMLRDERYYPSFKQSPLYVRMLAELDMLKEPSYRGSDDGDVESFNGSPTGSINLSLDDLTNSCHDELMHLHAFISDTADACLPGFWGAAGVCNDHGKTYALYAITVIRRNQDGSEDCWKTYRRYSDFHDFHMRITEQFENLASILRLPGKKTFNNMDRDFLEKRKKDLNAYLQLLLNPEMVKACPTLIPYVYDFLENKAYSKGKGEFARKIDTFVNPLRSSMRNVSNAVKALPDSLAEGMTKVSDNMGRMSERLGQDLKQSILKVPPLLPKSDIDPEHCRVSAQLDDNVDDNIPLRVMLLLMDEVFDLKEKNQWLRRNIKNLLQQLIRATYGDTINRKIVDHVDYLTSPEQVADYVKKFRDSYWPNGILAETPPRRDKNIRMRTRVAAKTSLLGIMPDELKHIIGADTTRKGILRVFDMFQYQPMNRRLVYVFLEGFLETMFPQYKFPELFVKLHSRSSRIHRYNQKLKCASLKR, from the exons ATGAATATCGCCCCTATACAACGAAATTCTGCATCACAACAAACACAG gcCAGTCTGTCCATCTGGGGATGGGGGGGTCTTGGAGTTGTGCTGTTCCTCATCACCTTTGGACCCTTTGCCATATTCTACCTGGCCTTTTATATCTTCTGCTTCATTGGAGG GGGCTTTGTGGTCACTCTGCTTTATGGAAAGATCAACTCAGAGAAACACCTGGAAAAGTGCGAGCATTCTTACCTGCCACCCACACAAATTGGTATACTGAAG aCACTGGATGAGATGAAGCTGGAGATGAAGCCTATAAAGATTGACAGGAGACTAACTGGCTCCAGTTTCATAGATGAACCACTACAACAG GTAATCCAGTTTGCTTTGAGAGATTATATCCAGTACTGGTACTACACTCTGAGTGAGGATGAGTCCTTCTTATTGGAGATCAGACAGACGCTGCAGAATGCTCTGGTCCACTTCTCCACACG GTCCAAAGAGGTGGACTGGCAGCCTTACTTCACTACTCGCCTGGTGGATGATTTTGCCACCCATTTACGTGTCTTTAGAAAAGCCCAGGATCGTCTTCCTGACAGAGAGGACAAGCAAA GAGACATAACAGAGGAGCTGATTGACTCATTCTTTGAGGCCGAGGTTGAGATGGAAAGGAAGATTTGTCGAGATGTGGTGTGCACATCACACAAAGATGAAGAAG GTTTTCTTCGGGACTTGTGTGAGTTGCTTCTGTATCTGTTACTACCTCCCGGAGATttccacaacaaaaacatgcgATACTTCCTAAGG GAGGTGCTTGCGCGTGGTGTGCTGCTTCCTTTGATCAACCAGCTGAGTGACCCAGACTATATCAACCAGTTTGTTATTTGGATG ATCCGGGACTCCAGCTGTAACTATGAAGCCTTCATGAATATCCTGAAGTTGACTGACAAGCCTGCTGAGTTGGAGGCTGTCAAGGACAAGGTGTTGGAGGAGCTGCAGTACCTCCGCTCCCTGGACACTGCTGGAGATG ACATCAATGTGATTAAGAACCAGATTAACAGTCTTCTGTTTGTGAAGAAGGTGTGTGACACAAGGATCCAGAGACTACAGTCAGGCAAG GAGGTAGATGCCTTGAAGCTGGCAGCCAACTTCGGCAAGTTGTGTGTTATCCCACTGGATCACATCCTCATCCATAACATAGCCCTGCAGTTCTTCATGG ACTTCATGCAGGCAGCAGGAGCTCAGGCAGAACTATTTTTCTGGCTCACTGTGGAGGGGTACAGGgtgacagcacagcagcagctggaggccATGCTGGGCTGGCAAAAAGATGGGAAGAAGCAGCCCAGCGCCACCAAGGGGTTGCTGAAGGCCGCTGCACTGGGTGTCTATGAACAGTACCTCTCTGACAAG GCATCTCCCAGAGTACAGGTAGACGAGGAGTCGGTAACAAAACTAGGGGAGAATCTGCAGAAGGACGATCCCACTCCAGAGATATTTGATGAAATCCAGAGAAAG GTGTATGACATGATGCTGCGTGATGAGCGCTACTACCCTTCTTTCAAGCAGAGTCCTCTCTACGTCCGCATGTTAGCAGAGTTGGACATGTTGAAAGAGCCAAGCTACCGGGGGTCTGATGACGGGGATGTAGAATCTTTCAATGGCTCTCCCACAGGAAGCATAAACCTA TCTTTGGACGACTTGACCAACTCCTGCCACGATGAACTTATGCACCTACATGCCTTCATCTCTGACACTg CTGATGCTTGTCTCCCTGGATTCTGGGGTGCTGCAGGGGTTTGCAATGACCATGGTAAGACCTACGCGTTGTATGCCATCACTGTGATCAGACGCAACCAGGATGGCAGTGAAGACTGCTGGAAGACCTACCGCCGCTATTCAGACTTTCATGACTTCCATATGAGGATCACTGAacag tttgaaaacCTGGCGTCAATACTCAGGCTGCCAGGAAAAAAGACCTTTAACAACATGGACAGAGACTTtttggagaagagaaaaaaagacctCAATGCTTACCTTCAG ttgcTGCTGAACCCAGAGATGGTGAAAGCCTGCCCAACTCTGATTCCTTATGTCTATGATTTCCTAGAAAACAAGGCCTACAGCAAGGGCAAGGGAGAGTTCGCACGAAAG ATAGATACATTTGTAAATCCTCTGAGGAGCTCCATGAGGAACGTGTCCAATGCCGTGAAAGCCCTGCCAGACAGTCTGGCTGAAGGGATGACCAAGGTCTCCGACAACATGGGTCGGATGTCAGAAAGGCTGGGTCAGGACTTGAAACAGTCCATCCTCAAG GTGCCTCCACTCCTTCCCAAATCTGACATCGATCCTGAACACTGTCGAGTCTCTGCACAGCTTGACGACAAT GTGGATGATAACATACCACTAAGGgtaatgctgctgctgatggatGAGGTGTTTGACCTTAAGGAGAAAAACCAGTGGCTGCGTCGAAACATTAAGAACCTGCTACAGCAGCTCATCAGGGCCACGTATGGAGATACTATCAATAG AAAAATTGTAGATCATGTGGACTACTTGACATCACCAGAGCAGGTGGCAGACTATGTAAAGAAGTTCAG GGATTCTTACTGGCCTAATGGTATCTTGGCTGAGACGCCACCTCGTCGAGACAAGAACATCCGCATGAGGACACGAGTAGCTGCCAAGACCAGTCTGCTAGGCATCATGCCAG ATGAGCTGAAGCACATAATTGGAGCCGATACCACGAGAAAGGGCATCCTGCGGGTCTTTGATATGTTTCAGTACCAACCCATGAACCGTCGGCTAGTCTACGTTTTCCTGGAAGGCTTCCTGGAAACGATGTTCCCCCAGTACAAATTCCCTGAGCTGTTTGTCAAACTGCATTCCCGCTCATCGCGTATCCACAGATACAACCAGAAACTCAAATGTGCCTCTCTTAAAAGGTGA